In the Helicobacter pylori genome, one interval contains:
- a CDS encoding YhcH/YjgK/YiaL family protein, translating into MAIFGELSSLGHLFKKTQELEILHAYLKDVMQKGSGANQRVLNLASNTEFQTPLGHGIFSIEQSYCLEHARESEKGFFESHKQYVDFQLIIKGVEGAKVVGINQAVVKTPYDEKRDLIVYEPVSEASFLRLDAGMMAIFFENDAHALRFYGESFEKYKAEPIFKAVVKVPKGLIKLKL; encoded by the coding sequence ATGGCTATTTTTGGGGAATTAAGCTCGCTTGGGCATTTGTTTAAAAAAACGCAAGAATTAGAAATTTTGCATGCGTATTTAAAAGATGTCATGCAAAAGGGTAGTGGAGCGAATCAAAGAGTTTTGAATCTCGCTTCTAATACAGAATTTCAAACGCCTTTAGGGCATGGCATTTTTAGCATAGAGCAGAGTTATTGTTTAGAGCATGCTAGAGAAAGTGAGAAAGGTTTTTTTGAAAGCCACAAACAATATGTGGATTTCCAACTGATTATCAAAGGTGTTGAGGGGGCTAAAGTGGTGGGCATCAATCAAGCTGTCGTTAAAACCCCTTATGATGAAAAAAGAGATTTGATCGTTTATGAGCCGGTCAGTGAAGCTTCTTTTTTGCGTTTGGATGCGGGCATGATGGCTATTTTTTTTGAAAACGATGCGCATGCGTTGAGGTTCTATGGGGAGTCTTTTGAAAAATATAAGGCAGAGCCGATTTTTAAAGCGGTCGTTAAAGTGCCTAAGGGATTGATCAAATTAAAATTATGA
- a CDS encoding replication-associated recombination protein A, which produces MSLTSLLNPKSLEDFLGQEHLIGKDAPLFKALQSKHFPHAFFYGPPGVGKTSLAQIIAHALERPILLFNATDFKLEDLRLKLKNYQNTLLKPVVFIDETHRLNKTQQEFLLPIMEKDHALILGASTQDPNYSLSHAIRSRSFIFELTPLNKSDLDKLCAKALTLLKKQIEPSAKTYLLNNSAGDARALLNLLDLSAKIEDPITLETLQSLRPHSLNDGSYSDDTHYNLTSALIKSLRGSDENASIYYLSRLIAGGENPEFIARRLVVFASEDIGNANPNALNLAASCLFSVKQIGYPEARIILSQCVIYLACSPKSNTAYRAINQALDCIQKGSLYPIPKHLLPNAKDYLYPHDYNGYVKQDYLEKPLDLVSSQGIGFEKTLLEWLDKIRN; this is translated from the coding sequence ATGAGCCTGACTTCGCTTTTAAACCCAAAAAGCCTAGAAGATTTTTTAGGCCAAGAGCATCTAATAGGCAAAGACGCCCCCTTATTTAAAGCCCTACAATCCAAACACTTCCCCCATGCCTTTTTCTATGGCCCTCCTGGCGTGGGTAAAACAAGCCTGGCTCAAATCATCGCTCACGCACTAGAGCGCCCCATTCTTTTATTCAATGCGACAGATTTCAAATTAGAGGATTTACGCCTCAAGCTTAAAAATTACCAAAACACCCTTTTAAAACCGGTTGTTTTTATTGATGAAACCCACAGATTGAATAAAACCCAACAAGAATTTTTACTCCCCATTATGGAAAAAGATCACGCTTTAATCTTAGGGGCTAGCACGCAAGATCCTAATTACAGCCTAAGCCATGCGATCCGCTCAAGAAGTTTTATTTTTGAATTAACCCCCCTAAACAAGAGCGATTTAGACAAGCTTTGCGCTAAAGCTTTAACATTACTCAAAAAACAAATAGAGCCTAGCGCTAAAACCTATCTTTTAAACAACAGCGCTGGCGATGCTAGAGCGTTATTAAACCTTTTAGATTTGAGCGCTAAGATAGAAGATCCTATCACTTTAGAAACGCTGCAATCCTTACGGCCTCATAGCCTAAATGACGGATCTTATAGCGATGATACGCATTATAATCTTACCAGCGCTCTAATCAAGTCTTTAAGGGGGAGCGATGAAAACGCTTCCATCTATTATCTATCGCGCTTGATTGCTGGCGGGGAAAACCCAGAATTTATCGCTAGAAGGCTGGTGGTTTTTGCGAGCGAAGATATTGGTAACGCTAACCCAAACGCCCTTAATTTAGCCGCTTCTTGCTTGTTTTCAGTCAAACAAATCGGCTACCCTGAAGCGCGCATCATTTTAAGCCAATGCGTGATTTATCTGGCTTGTTCGCCCAAGTCTAACACGGCTTATAGAGCGATCAACCAGGCTTTGGATTGTATTCAAAAAGGCTCACTCTACCCCATTCCTAAACACCTGCTGCCTAACGCTAAAGACTACCTTTACCCGCATGATTATAACGGCTATGTCAAACAAGATTATTTGGAAAAACCCCTAGATTTGGTTTCTTCTCAAGGCATAGGGTTTGAAAAAACCCTTTTAGAATGGCTTGATAAGATAAGAAATTGA
- the fur gene encoding ferric iron uptake transcriptional regulator: MKRLETLESILERLRMSIKKNGLKNSKQREEVVSVLYRSGTHLSPEEITHSIRQKDKNTSISSVYRILNFLEKENFICVLETSKSGRRYEIAAKEHHDHIICLHCGKIIEFADPEIEHRQNEVVKKYQAKLISHDMKMFVWCKECQENAY, translated from the coding sequence ATGAAAAGATTAGAAACTTTAGAATCTATTTTAGAGCGCTTGAGAATGTCTATCAAAAAAAACGGACTCAAAAATTCAAAACAAAGAGAAGAAGTGGTGAGCGTTTTGTATCGCAGCGGCACACACCTAAGCCCTGAAGAGATCACGCATTCTATCCGCCAAAAGGACAAAAACACCAGCATTTCTTCAGTCTATCGCATTTTGAATTTCTTAGAAAAAGAAAATTTTATCTGTGTTTTAGAGACTTCAAAAAGCGGCCGGCGCTATGAAATTGCGGCTAAAGAGCACCATGATCACATCATTTGTTTGCATTGCGGTAAGATCATTGAATTTGCAGACCCTGAAATTGAACACCGCCAGAATGAAGTCGTTAAAAAATATCAAGCCAAGCTGATTAGCCATGACATGAAAATGTTTGTGTGGTGTAAAGAATGCCAAGAGAACGCGTATTAA
- a CDS encoding DnaJ C-terminal domain-containing protein, translating to MSKSLYQTLNVSENANQDEIKKSYRRLARQYHPDLNKTKEAEEKFKEINAAYEILSDEEKRRQYDQFGDNMFGGQNFSDFARSRSASEDLDDILSSIFGRGGFSQRFSQNSQGFSGFNFSNFAHEDLDMTTTLNVSVLDILLGNKKQVSINNETFSLKIPIGVEEGEKIRVRNKGKMGRTGRGDLLLQIHIEEDEIYKREKDDIIQIFDLPLKTALFGGKIEIATWHKTLTLTIPPNTKAMQKFRIKDKGIKNRKTSHVGDLYLQARLILPKTETLSNELKALLEKEL from the coding sequence ATGAGCAAGAGTTTATACCAAACTTTAAATGTGAGCGAAAACGCCAATCAAGATGAAATCAAAAAATCCTACCGCCGTTTAGCCAGACAATACCACCCGGATTTGAATAAAACCAAAGAAGCCGAAGAAAAATTCAAAGAAATCAACGCCGCTTATGAAATTTTAAGCGACGAAGAAAAACGCCGCCAATACGATCAGTTTGGCGATAACATGTTTGGCGGGCAGAATTTCAGCGATTTTGCCAGAAGCCGTAGCGCTAGTGAAGATTTAGACGATATTTTAAGCTCTATTTTTGGGAGAGGAGGCTTTTCGCAAAGATTTTCTCAAAATTCGCAAGGCTTTTCTGGCTTTAATTTTTCCAATTTCGCCCATGAAGATTTAGACATGACCACCACTTTAAATGTCTCTGTTTTAGACATCCTTTTAGGCAATAAAAAACAAGTGAGCATCAATAATGAGACTTTCAGCCTTAAAATCCCTATCGGCGTGGAAGAGGGCGAAAAAATCAGGGTTCGCAACAAGGGGAAAATGGGGCGAACGGGCAGGGGCGATTTGCTCTTGCAAATCCATATTGAAGAAGATGAAATTTATAAGCGCGAGAAAGACGATATTATCCAAATCTTTGATTTACCCTTAAAAACGGCTCTTTTTGGAGGGAAAATTGAAATCGCTACTTGGCATAAAACCTTAACCCTAACCATTCCTCCTAACACAAAAGCGATGCAAAAATTCCGCATTAAAGACAAAGGGATCAAAAACAGAAAAACTTCGCATGTGGGGGATTTGTATTTGCAAGCTCGTTTGATTTTGCCTAAAACTGAAACGCTTTCTAACGAGTTAAAAGCGTTATTAGAAAAAGAATTGTAA
- the fliY gene encoding flagellar motor switch protein FliY, with amino-acid sequence MQDFIKIFIQEVVSTLEGLVGKAPSVGLKKEVSNNEEASLISAPYARVKISAIEKEESLVELLAPVDLVTALSDLMLGGEGASKEEMDNDDLDAFKEMASNIFGAIATSLKSQELLPKLNFTTTNAEIAKELPKKEDYTKAMVFSFKMEAIKESQIILLTTAAFEGQFEKTHKKEKEEATQSAAEETKTHDASLENIEIRNISMLLDVKLNVKVRIGQKKMILKDVVSMDIGSVVELDQLVNDPLEILVDDKVIAKGEVVIVDGNFGIQITDIGTKKERLEQLKH; translated from the coding sequence ATGCAAGATTTTATTAAAATTTTTATTCAAGAGGTTGTCTCTACTTTAGAAGGGTTAGTGGGTAAGGCTCCGAGCGTGGGATTAAAAAAAGAAGTTTCTAACAATGAAGAAGCGAGTTTAATCAGCGCGCCTTATGCAAGAGTTAAGATTAGCGCGATTGAAAAAGAAGAGAGCCTTGTTGAATTATTGGCTCCGGTGGATTTAGTTACCGCTTTGAGCGATTTGATGTTAGGAGGTGAGGGGGCGAGTAAGGAAGAAATGGATAATGACGATTTAGACGCTTTTAAGGAAATGGCTTCTAATATTTTTGGCGCGATCGCTACGAGCTTGAAGTCTCAAGAATTGCTCCCTAAACTCAATTTCACTACCACGAACGCTGAGATCGCTAAAGAGCTTCCTAAAAAAGAAGATTACACTAAAGCGATGGTATTTTCTTTTAAAATGGAAGCCATCAAAGAAAGCCAAATCATTTTATTGACTACGGCGGCTTTTGAGGGCCAATTTGAAAAAACGCATAAAAAAGAAAAAGAAGAAGCGACACAGAGCGCTGCTGAAGAGACTAAAACCCACGATGCGTCTTTAGAAAACATAGAAATCCGCAATATCAGCATGCTTTTAGACGTGAAATTGAACGTTAAGGTGCGTATCGGGCAAAAAAAGATGATTTTAAAAGATGTGGTCTCTATGGATATAGGGAGCGTGGTAGAGTTGGATCAATTGGTGAATGACCCTTTGGAAATTCTTGTAGATGACAAGGTGATCGCTAAGGGCGAAGTGGTGATCGTGGATGGGAATTTTGGCATTCAGATCACGGATATTGGCACTAAAAAGGAACGATTAGAGCAATTGAAACATTAA
- a CDS encoding heat shock protein transcriptional repressor HspR — translation MCDYDEPLYLISVVAKILGVHPQTLRQYEKEGLIEPSRTDGKMRLYSQRDMDKIKTILRLTRDMGVNLAGVDIILRLKEKLDELDSLNKELQDALHKHSKNTKTPTKNLNTPTNFYELILFKK, via the coding sequence GTGTGCGATTATGATGAACCGCTTTATTTGATAAGCGTTGTAGCTAAAATCTTAGGCGTGCACCCTCAAACCTTGCGCCAATATGAAAAAGAGGGTTTGATAGAGCCTAGCAGGACTGATGGGAAAATGCGCTTGTATTCCCAACGAGATATGGATAAAATCAAAACGATTTTACGCCTTACAAGGGATATGGGGGTTAATCTAGCGGGCGTGGATATTATTTTGCGTTTAAAAGAAAAGCTTGATGAATTAGACAGCCTGAATAAAGAATTGCAAGACGCTCTGCACAAACACTCTAAAAACACCAAAACCCCAACGAAAAATTTAAACACCCCTACTAATTTTTATGAATTGATTTTATTTAAAAAATGA
- a CDS encoding OriC activity response regulator, with protein sequence MKILIIEDDLALARSISHNLHDLGHFCEIISSISEENKEPYDVILVSSKVCTQGRCEHFVRYNSKQIIIMMASHVNEDGVNKPIQAGARDYILKPFKMDELLRKIQYHKAYQEMTARLGFYENYLDFIHAELPLPKDFSYRPPFIIHTPSQELANAYLLQYAKERQMDFSFFSLKDTTWKELYKIKDKLERPFYIMHLEELKKDKQLKLLELARSCPIVLSYTHKEPLEFPKIVSIECGNKPLSLFNNHTTFLSIQEYEREAIRYFSSTCTDTELANKLGISRKSLWEKRRKYNLPRK encoded by the coding sequence ATGAAAATCTTAATCATTGAAGACGATTTAGCACTAGCCAGGAGTATTTCGCATAATTTGCATGATTTAGGGCATTTTTGCGAGATCATCTCTAGCATTTCAGAAGAAAATAAAGAGCCTTATGATGTGATTTTGGTTTCTTCTAAAGTTTGCACTCAAGGGCGTTGCGAACACTTTGTGCGTTACAATTCCAAGCAAATCATTATCATGATGGCTTCGCATGTCAATGAAGATGGCGTGAATAAACCCATTCAAGCGGGAGCGAGAGATTATATTCTAAAACCTTTTAAAATGGATGAATTGTTGCGTAAGATCCAATACCACAAAGCCTACCAAGAAATGACCGCTCGCTTGGGATTTTATGAAAATTACTTAGACTTTATCCATGCGGAATTGCCCTTGCCTAAAGATTTTTCTTACCGGCCACCCTTTATCATCCACACGCCCTCTCAAGAGCTTGCGAACGCTTATTTATTGCAATACGCTAAAGAAAGGCAAATGGATTTTTCTTTTTTCTCTCTAAAGGATACCACTTGGAAAGAGCTATACAAAATTAAAGACAAACTAGAACGCCCTTTTTACATCATGCATTTAGAAGAGCTTAAAAAAGATAAGCAATTGAAATTGTTAGAATTGGCCCGTTCATGCCCTATTGTTTTGTCCTATACCCATAAAGAACCCCTAGAATTTCCTAAAATTGTGAGCATTGAATGCGGCAACAAACCCCTATCTTTGTTTAACAACCACACGACTTTCCTTTCCATTCAAGAATATGAAAGAGAAGCGATCAGGTATTTTTCTTCTACTTGCACCGATACAGAATTGGCTAACAAGCTTGGCATTAGCCGCAAAAGCCTTTGGGAAAAACGCCGTAAGTATAACTTACCGCGCAAATAA
- a CDS encoding 5'-3' exonuclease encodes MHSRTLLLDIDCVIPNIVRRLLSNKTLPKRFAAYSLQKVGIIFLTTQILSIMRKTRCSKTLFFITRGRESFRYQLCDYYKQRRHQFDEDFKALLRTLKIAIVEKYPLKKGAKIQGEHCFEYEADDIISFYKKKDPNNYVIASMDKDILYSNRGSHFNLKTNAFLNVSQKEAHFFAYYQCVVGDKGDNIKGVKGIGGFNYKDFLNEDAKEHELWEQIIQAFKIKEDLSDSEAKEKALLNMRLVNMHQMTHHGVIKLWEPEFKKTFFPKKPQRPDFKRIS; translated from the coding sequence ATGCATTCAAGAACTCTTTTACTAGACATTGATTGCGTTATCCCTAATATTGTTAGGCGTTTGCTCTCTAATAAAACGCTCCCTAAAAGATTCGCCGCTTATAGCTTGCAAAAAGTGGGCATTATCTTCCTTACCACTCAAATTTTATCTATCATGCGCAAAACCCGTTGCTCTAAAACGCTCTTTTTTATCACTAGGGGCAGAGAGAGTTTCCGCTACCAGCTGTGCGATTATTACAAACAAAGACGCCACCAATTTGATGAAGATTTTAAAGCCCTTCTAAGAACCCTAAAAATCGCCATCGTGGAAAAATACCCCCTAAAAAAAGGGGCTAAAATCCAGGGCGAACATTGTTTTGAATATGAAGCCGATGATATTATCTCTTTTTACAAAAAGAAAGACCCCAACAATTATGTGATAGCCAGCATGGATAAGGATATTTTGTATTCCAATAGAGGCTCTCATTTCAACCTCAAAACAAACGCTTTTTTAAATGTGAGTCAAAAAGAGGCTCATTTTTTTGCTTATTACCAGTGCGTTGTGGGGGATAAGGGGGATAATATTAAAGGGGTTAAAGGGATTGGCGGCTTCAACTATAAAGATTTTTTAAACGAAGACGCTAAAGAGCATGAATTGTGGGAGCAAATCATTCAAGCGTTCAAAATTAAAGAAGATTTGAGCGACAGCGAAGCTAAAGAAAAGGCTCTTTTAAACATGCGTTTAGTCAATATGCACCAGATGACCCACCATGGCGTGATCAAACTATGGGAGCCTGAATTTAAAAAAACTTTTTTCCCTAAAAAACCCCAAAGACCTGATTTTAAAAGAATTTCTTAA
- a CDS encoding DUF2147 domain-containing protein, producing MKLVSLVIVFCCFLGAVELPGIYQTQEFLYMKSSFVEFFEHNGKFYAYGISDADGSKARKDKFNPNPKLRDRSDKGVVFLSDLVKVGERSYKGGKAYNFYDGKTYYVRVTQNSNGDLEFTSSYDKWGYVGKTFTWKRLSDEEIKNLKLKRFNLNEVLKTIKDSPI from the coding sequence ATGAAATTGGTGAGTCTTGTTATAGTTTTTTGTTGTTTTTTAGGGGCTGTAGAGTTGCCTGGAATTTACCAAACTCAAGAATTTTTATACATGAAAAGCTCTTTTGTGGAGTTTTTTGAGCATAATGGGAAGTTTTACGCCTATGGTATTTCTGATGCGGATGGCTCTAAAGCCAGAAAAGACAAGTTTAACCCTAACCCAAAATTAAGGGATCGCAGCGATAAAGGCGTGGTGTTTTTAAGCGATTTGGTTAAGGTTGGAGAACGATCCTATAAAGGCGGTAAAGCGTATAATTTTTACGACGGCAAGACCTACTATGTGAGAGTCACTCAAAATTCAAACGGGGATTTAGAATTCACTTCAAGCTATGATAAATGGGGGTATGTCGGCAAGACTTTCACTTGGAAACGCTTGAGCGATGAAGAAATCAAAAATCTAAAACTCAAGCGTTTTAACTTGAATGAAGTCCTTAAAACCATTAAAGATAGCCCTATTTAA